The Allocatelliglobosispora scoriae genome contains a region encoding:
- a CDS encoding alpha-amylase: MRRSLVGAGCALLLVLTGCTATGDGPAAAPHSPSAPAHRESDPTGVIVHLFQWPWADVARECRETLGPAGVAAVQISPPQEHVVLADQGFPWWQDYQPVSYGLTSRRGDRAALAKMVETCHAAGVEIYADAVINHMTAQLFGVGTGGTKFSRTGYPGYDGAADFHHCGHSIAQWSDRSEVQNCDLLDLADLATERAPVRERIAGYLNDLLSIGVDGFRIDAAKHIPAADLAAITAQLDRPAVIYSEVLFALGDPIQPEEYLPFGAVLEPRYGPDVTRALRFGGSLGALAELGVASDSPALDFKPSARSVVYIDSHDTQRGTSTLTYADGGLHALATEFMLAWPYGTPLVMSSFAFTDFDASPPALPDGTTRPVVCGGSAFVCEHRAVLPMVAFRTATAGAPVTEWWATDDQLGFARAGRGYFALNRAAAPVTRVVQTGLPAGRYRDLLHPAAVVTVDSAGTATLTIPPASAISFIKA; this comes from the coding sequence GTGCGCAGGTCACTCGTGGGTGCCGGTTGCGCGCTGCTGCTCGTACTCACCGGCTGCACGGCGACCGGCGACGGCCCGGCGGCGGCCCCGCACTCCCCCTCGGCGCCCGCGCACCGAGAGAGCGATCCCACGGGCGTCATCGTGCACCTGTTCCAGTGGCCGTGGGCCGACGTGGCACGCGAGTGCCGCGAGACCCTCGGCCCGGCCGGGGTCGCCGCGGTGCAGATCTCCCCGCCGCAGGAGCACGTCGTCCTCGCCGACCAGGGATTTCCCTGGTGGCAGGATTACCAACCGGTCAGCTACGGCCTCACCAGCCGCCGCGGCGACCGGGCGGCGCTGGCGAAGATGGTCGAGACGTGCCATGCGGCCGGGGTCGAGATCTACGCTGATGCGGTAATCAATCACATGACCGCCCAGCTCTTCGGGGTCGGCACGGGCGGCACGAAGTTCAGCCGGACCGGCTACCCCGGCTATGACGGCGCGGCCGACTTCCACCACTGCGGCCACTCGATCGCGCAATGGTCGGACCGCTCCGAGGTGCAGAACTGCGATCTGCTCGACCTCGCCGACCTCGCCACCGAGCGGGCGCCGGTGCGCGAGCGGATCGCCGGATACCTCAACGACCTGCTCTCGATCGGCGTCGACGGGTTCCGCATCGACGCCGCCAAGCACATCCCGGCCGCCGACCTCGCCGCGATCACCGCGCAGCTCGACCGGCCGGCCGTCATCTACTCCGAGGTGCTCTTCGCCCTCGGCGACCCGATCCAGCCCGAGGAGTACCTCCCGTTCGGCGCCGTGCTGGAGCCCCGCTACGGACCCGACGTGACCCGCGCGCTGCGCTTCGGCGGCAGCCTCGGCGCGCTCGCCGAGCTCGGCGTCGCCTCGGACTCCCCCGCGCTCGACTTCAAGCCCAGCGCGCGGTCGGTCGTCTACATCGACAGCCACGACACGCAGCGTGGGACGAGCACGCTCACCTACGCCGACGGCGGCCTGCACGCGCTCGCGACCGAGTTCATGCTGGCCTGGCCCTATGGCACGCCGCTGGTGATGTCGAGCTTCGCCTTCACCGACTTCGACGCCTCCCCGCCGGCCCTGCCCGATGGCACGACCAGGCCCGTCGTCTGCGGTGGGTCGGCCTTCGTCTGCGAGCACCGCGCGGTGCTCCCGATGGTCGCCTTCCGCACCGCGACGGCGGGTGCTCCGGTCACCGAATGGTGGGCAACCGACGACCAGCTCGGCTTCGCCCGCGCGGGCAGGGGCTATTTTGCGCTCAACCGGGCCGCGGCGCCCGTCACGCGGGTGGTCCAGACCGGCCTGCCCGCGGGTCGATACCGCGACCTGCTCCACCCTGCCGCCGTGGTCACCGTGGACTCGGCCGGTACGGCGACACTGACCATTCCACCGGCCAGTGCGATCTCATTCATCAAGGCCTGA